From one Lysinibacillus sp. G4S2 genomic stretch:
- the ald gene encoding alanine dehydrogenase gives MIIGVPKEIKNNENRVGITPAGVVAYKKGGHEVIIESSAGLGSGFTDQDYLDVGAQITKSTKEAWDVDMVIKVKEPIQEEYKYFKENLILYTYLHLAPEPELTKALLESKVTGIAYETIQLDSGALPLLTPMSEVAGRMSVQIGAQFLENSKGGKGVLLGGIPGVAPGNVVIVGAGVVGTNAAKMAVGLGANVTILDVNITRLSQIDDMFQGRVRTLASNTYNIAEAVKTADLLIGAVLIPGSRAPQLVSKEMIQTMQKGSVVVDVAVDQGGSIETIDRITTHSNPIYEVYGVVHYAVANMPGACARTSTMGLSNVTVPYGLQIANKGYRQAALDNPVLAKGINVVNGKIVYKAVADAHGLPYTDLQVELAADSTSALAVK, from the coding sequence ATGATAATTGGTGTACCTAAAGAAATAAAAAATAATGAAAATCGAGTAGGAATTACTCCAGCAGGTGTTGTGGCTTACAAAAAAGGTGGTCATGAAGTAATAATTGAATCGAGTGCAGGGTTAGGTAGTGGATTTACAGATCAAGATTATTTAGATGTAGGCGCTCAAATTACTAAATCGACTAAGGAAGCTTGGGATGTTGATATGGTGATTAAAGTGAAGGAGCCGATTCAGGAGGAGTACAAATATTTTAAAGAGAATCTAATTCTCTACACATACCTACATTTAGCTCCAGAGCCAGAATTAACGAAAGCTTTGCTTGAAAGTAAAGTTACTGGAATTGCTTATGAAACAATTCAATTAGATTCAGGTGCCTTACCGTTGTTAACGCCAATGAGTGAAGTTGCAGGCCGAATGTCTGTACAAATTGGTGCACAGTTTTTAGAAAATTCCAAAGGAGGCAAAGGAGTTCTCTTAGGTGGTATTCCTGGTGTTGCACCTGGAAATGTAGTGATTGTAGGTGCTGGAGTTGTCGGGACGAATGCTGCGAAAATGGCAGTAGGATTAGGTGCAAACGTAACAATTTTAGACGTTAATATTACACGCTTAAGTCAAATAGATGATATGTTCCAAGGACGTGTTCGTACTCTTGCATCAAATACCTACAATATCGCTGAAGCAGTGAAAACAGCAGATTTGTTAATTGGTGCTGTGCTAATTCCAGGTTCACGTGCACCACAATTAGTTTCAAAAGAAATGATTCAAACGATGCAAAAGGGGTCTGTTGTAGTGGATGTAGCGGTTGATCAAGGGGGTTCGATTGAAACAATTGATCGAATTACTACTCATAGTAATCCTATTTATGAAGTATACGGTGTTGTGCATTACGCAGTTGCGAATATGCCAGGTGCTTGCGCGCGTACCTCAACAATGGGCTTGTCAAATGTAACTGTTCCATACGGTTTGCAAATAGCTAACAAAGGCTATCGCCAAGCTGCTTTAGATAATCCTGTTTTAGCGAAGGGGATAAACGTAGTAAATGGAAAAATAGTATATAAAGCGGTAGCTGATGCACATGGATTACCATATACGGATTTACAAGTAGAATTAGCAGCAGATTCAACTTCGGCGTTAGCAGTTAAATAG